The following are encoded together in the Halopseudomonas salegens genome:
- a CDS encoding heavy metal response regulator transcription factor, whose product MKILVAEDEAKTGAYLQQGLVEAGFNTDLATNGTDALHSALTAHYDVLILDVMLPGLDGWDVLAALRAAGQQVPVLFLTARDSVADRVKGLELGADDYLVKPFAFSELLARVRSLLRRGNAVPMQTTLQIADLEIDLLKRRASRGGRRIELTAKEFALLELFLRRPGEILSKSLIASQVWDMNFDSDTNVIEVAIRRLRAKVDDDFEVKLIQTARGMGYMLDDPCAD is encoded by the coding sequence ATGAAAATTCTGGTGGCCGAAGACGAAGCCAAAACCGGTGCCTACCTGCAACAGGGGCTGGTCGAAGCCGGCTTCAATACCGATCTGGCCACCAACGGCACCGATGCGCTGCACAGCGCCCTGACCGCACACTATGACGTGCTGATTCTCGACGTCATGCTGCCCGGCCTGGACGGCTGGGACGTACTGGCTGCCCTGCGCGCCGCGGGTCAACAGGTTCCTGTGCTGTTTCTCACTGCCCGTGACAGCGTGGCCGATCGGGTCAAGGGCCTGGAGCTGGGGGCCGATGACTACCTGGTAAAACCTTTTGCCTTTTCCGAGTTGCTCGCTCGCGTGCGCAGCCTGCTGCGACGGGGCAATGCCGTACCGATGCAAACGACCTTGCAGATTGCCGATCTGGAAATTGACCTGCTGAAACGCCGCGCCAGCCGGGGTGGCAGGCGTATTGAGCTGACGGCCAAGGAATTTGCCCTGCTGGAGCTCTTCCTCAGGCGGCCGGGCGAAATCCTCTCCAAATCATTGATTGCCTCCCAGGTATGGGATATGAATTTCGACAGCGATACCAATGTGATTGAAGTAGCCATCCGTCGCCTGCGGGCCAAAGTGGATGACGACTTTGAGGTCAAACTGATCCAGACCGCCCGCGGCATGGGTTATATGCTGGATGATCCATGCGCGGACTGA
- a CDS encoding TolC family protein — protein MQVSGMRRMLALGCLSVILAGCASLAPEQSLERVSQASTDLTAGHRLTLAESGSAPAAREHINALLAEPLALETAVEIALLNNPGLQANLFDLGIADAERVQASRLPNPGFSIGRYTQGNEVEWERGLHLNLARLISLPMTRRIAAGHSEQVEREVSLAVMRLATEARIAWYRAVAAEQSLAYSKQVMQAADAAAKLARRMAGAGNFNALQQAHQQNFYAEAALGLLQAERERTASREALIRTLGLWGDQLEFALPERLPDLPEEALAQPDIERQAMATRLDVQAAQLNSTRMADSLRLGRATRFINVLELGLEHNSSNEGAVKRGVEISVELPLFDWSGARMARNEAVYMQSVQRTAEIAINARSQVRESYQAYRSSWDVAAHYRDEIVPLRKRISEEQQLRYNAMFIGVFDLLADAREQITTVNSYVQAQREFWVAQAELDLVRYGPVSPSSVNIVAAPASAPAEGH, from the coding sequence ATGCAGGTATCAGGGATGCGGCGGATGCTGGCGTTGGGCTGTCTGTCAGTGATTCTGGCCGGCTGTGCCAGCCTGGCACCGGAGCAGTCGCTCGAGCGGGTATCTCAGGCCAGCACAGACCTGACCGCTGGACACCGCTTGACACTGGCCGAGAGCGGCTCTGCACCAGCAGCCAGGGAGCATATCAACGCACTGCTGGCTGAGCCGCTGGCATTGGAAACCGCCGTTGAAATTGCCTTGCTGAACAACCCCGGGTTGCAGGCGAATCTGTTTGATCTGGGTATTGCCGACGCCGAGCGCGTGCAGGCCAGCCGCTTGCCCAATCCGGGGTTTTCCATCGGCCGCTACACCCAGGGTAACGAAGTGGAATGGGAGCGTGGTCTGCATCTGAATCTGGCGCGCCTGATCAGTCTGCCAATGACGCGACGTATCGCCGCCGGGCATTCCGAGCAAGTGGAGCGCGAAGTCAGCCTGGCGGTTATGCGCCTGGCAACAGAAGCCCGCATCGCCTGGTACCGCGCAGTTGCTGCTGAACAGAGCCTTGCCTACAGCAAACAGGTCATGCAGGCGGCGGATGCCGCTGCGAAACTGGCGCGCCGTATGGCCGGTGCCGGCAATTTCAATGCCTTGCAGCAAGCACACCAACAGAATTTCTATGCCGAGGCAGCACTGGGCCTGCTGCAGGCCGAACGTGAACGAACCGCCAGCCGTGAGGCGCTGATACGGACCCTGGGATTATGGGGTGATCAGCTCGAGTTTGCTTTGCCCGAACGCTTGCCCGACCTGCCGGAAGAAGCGCTGGCACAGCCGGATATCGAGCGCCAGGCGATGGCCACCCGTCTGGATGTGCAGGCGGCTCAATTGAACAGCACGCGAATGGCAGACTCATTACGTTTGGGTCGGGCTACTCGCTTTATCAATGTGCTGGAGCTGGGTCTGGAGCACAACAGTTCCAATGAGGGTGCTGTCAAACGCGGTGTTGAAATAAGTGTCGAGTTGCCGTTGTTTGACTGGAGTGGTGCACGCATGGCGCGCAATGAAGCGGTCTACATGCAATCAGTACAACGCACCGCAGAAATAGCGATCAATGCCCGTTCCCAGGTCCGTGAAAGTTATCAGGCCTATCGCAGCAGCTGGGATGTGGCTGCCCATTATCGCGACGAGATCGTACCCCTGCGTAAACGTATCAGTGAAGAGCAACAACTGCGCTACAACGCCATGTTCATCGGGGTGTTTGACCTGCTGGCTGATGCCCGTGAGCAGATAACCACCGTTAACAGTTATGTGCAGGCCCAGCGTGAGTTCTGGGTAGCCCAGGCTGAACTGGACTTGGTGCGCTATGGTCCGGTCAGTCCGAGTTCGGTCAATATTGTCGCTGCGCCGGCCAGCGCTCCAGCGGAAGGACATTGA